A single genomic interval of Mucilaginibacter boryungensis harbors:
- a CDS encoding CdaR family protein, translating into MAIIKLTAIERRRLSVFITCLMLAIIAWVFVSLSNDHRYVIKEVVNFKNAPQRRAYRSLQSDTIDVTMEGSGWQMLFSKMDKQNRVVNIDLHTLDSKNFVVLSSQLKQINAERDAANQILAVSPDTLYFDFTNRMVKKVPVKLMLSVSYQKRFALANYISIKPSYITISGPASHIDKIAEWPTDSLKLNNINEDYNTRLNLRPVRDGSMVVFPKAVEVSIPVDEFTEKTLEVPVKLLNYNYDNVKIFPQKVKLRFTVSLKKYAETDENDFEAVADLNLWRNKGYSTLPVKLTRIPAFCKMVSIEPQNIDFIVKK; encoded by the coding sequence ATGGCTATTATAAAACTTACGGCTATAGAACGCAGGCGCCTGTCGGTATTTATTACCTGCCTTATGCTGGCTATTATTGCGTGGGTGTTTGTGTCGTTATCTAACGATCACAGGTACGTTATAAAAGAAGTAGTTAATTTTAAAAACGCGCCGCAGCGCAGGGCTTATCGTTCCCTGCAATCCGATACTATCGATGTAACTATGGAAGGGAGCGGCTGGCAAATGCTGTTCTCTAAAATGGATAAGCAAAACCGGGTTGTCAATATCGATCTGCATACGCTGGATAGTAAAAACTTTGTGGTTTTAAGCAGCCAGCTTAAGCAGATCAATGCCGAGCGGGATGCCGCAAATCAAATTCTGGCTGTTAGCCCCGATACCTTGTATTTTGATTTTACCAACCGGATGGTGAAAAAGGTACCCGTTAAATTAATGCTATCTGTTAGTTATCAGAAACGGTTTGCCCTGGCCAATTATATCAGTATTAAACCGTCCTATATTACTATTAGCGGCCCTGCAAGCCATATTGATAAAATAGCCGAATGGCCCACCGATTCGCTGAAACTGAATAATATTAACGAGGATTATAACACCCGTCTTAACCTGCGCCCCGTACGTGATGGCAGTATGGTTGTTTTTCCGAAAGCGGTGGAAGTGAGTATACCTGTTGATGAGTTTACAGAAAAAACATTGGAGGTGCCGGTAAAGCTGCTTAATTACAATTACGATAACGTTAAGATATTCCCCCAAAAAGTAAAATTGAGATTTACCGTATCGTTAAAAAAATACGCCGAAACCGATGAGAACGATTTTGAAGCGGTGGCCGATCTTAACCTTTGGCGTAATAAAGGTTACAGCACTTTGCCTGTAAAACTTACCCGCATACCCGCCTTTTGCAAAATGGTGAGCATTGAACCGCAAAATATTGATTTTATAGTAAAAAAATAA
- a CDS encoding phosphatase PAP2 family protein: MPDYLLQLDRKLFYFFNHTLSNRFFDWIMPFLRYPQFWIPVYVFILIFCLARYKKQGVIILLLLVATFAVSDYTSAHIAKPLVKRLRPCNDPAMAQTIIRRVDCGTGYSFPSSHASNHFAIAVFLIAVFHKRWKWIWFWCLLWAVLVCFAQLYVGVHYPIDILTGAVYGTLVGYLFGSVIKRKFVPDF; this comes from the coding sequence ATGCCCGATTATTTATTACAGCTTGACCGTAAGCTGTTTTATTTCTTCAACCATACCCTATCCAACCGGTTTTTCGATTGGATTATGCCTTTTTTGCGGTACCCGCAGTTTTGGATACCGGTGTATGTGTTTATCCTAATATTTTGCCTGGCGCGTTATAAAAAGCAAGGCGTAATTATCCTGTTGCTGTTGGTGGCCACATTTGCTGTGTCCGATTATACCAGCGCGCATATAGCCAAACCCTTAGTAAAACGCCTGCGGCCATGTAACGATCCGGCTATGGCGCAAACCATCATCAGGCGGGTTGATTGCGGCACAGGCTATAGTTTTCCCTCATCGCACGCCAGTAACCATTTTGCTATAGCGGTTTTCCTGATAGCGGTTTTCCATAAACGTTGGAAATGGATTTGGTTTTGGTGTTTACTATGGGCTGTTTTGGTTTGCTTTGCACAACTATATGTAGGCGTGCACTACCCCATTGATATTTTAACGGGCGCTGTTTACGGCACCCTGGTGGGTTACTTGTTTGGTTCGGTTATAAAAAGAAAATTTGTCCCTGATTTTTAA
- a CDS encoding MBL fold metallo-hydrolase produces the protein MIINDFIYFNQTGLYCPYGDFYLDPQQPVANAVISHAHGDHAVSGNTNVYCTNATYQFMLIRYGKNAGREFHLAEFGQSFYVGKVKVTLIPAGHMLGSAQVLMEYEATRYLYTGDYKLQADASCEPYEFVKADVLITESTFAEPNTVHPNHVQEVIKLGDIKMNIMLGAYGLGKSQRLIRMINDLVPRKKILVHHRIMPLCQVYEKLGFALGKYELYSRKLMKQQDEYIYIVPPFTFDSYFKAVGVKRLFASGWKNLQVNEQDTLMISDHADWGDILQVVAHTQPKQLWTLHGDGRHLATHFSNTIFVKMLA, from the coding sequence ATGATTATCAACGACTTTATTTACTTTAACCAGACAGGCTTATACTGCCCCTACGGCGATTTTTATCTCGACCCGCAGCAGCCGGTGGCCAACGCGGTTATTTCGCATGCGCACGGCGATCACGCCGTTAGCGGCAATACCAATGTTTACTGCACTAATGCCACCTACCAGTTTATGCTGATCCGGTACGGTAAAAATGCGGGCAGGGAATTTCACCTGGCCGAATTTGGCCAAAGCTTTTATGTAGGTAAGGTAAAGGTGACGCTGATACCGGCAGGTCATATGTTAGGCTCGGCACAGGTGTTGATGGAGTACGAAGCCACCAGGTATCTGTATACAGGCGATTATAAACTACAGGCTGATGCTTCCTGCGAGCCCTATGAATTTGTAAAAGCCGATGTACTGATCACGGAAAGTACTTTTGCCGAACCTAATACGGTACATCCAAACCATGTACAGGAGGTGATAAAACTGGGCGATATCAAAATGAATATTATGCTGGGCGCTTATGGCTTAGGCAAAAGCCAGCGGTTGATAAGGATGATAAACGATCTTGTGCCACGGAAGAAGATATTAGTACATCACCGTATCATGCCGCTATGCCAGGTTTACGAGAAACTGGGGTTTGCGCTTGGCAAATATGAATTATACAGCCGCAAACTAATGAAGCAGCAGGATGAATACATTTACATAGTGCCGCCATTCACATTCGATAGCTATTTTAAGGCCGTAGGGGTAAAGCGCTTATTTGCATCGGGCTGGAAGAATTTGCAGGTGAACGAACAGGATACCCTAATGATATCAGACCATGCCGACTGGGGCGATATACTACAAGTAGTAGCCCATACCCAACCAAAACAACTATGGACATTACACGGCGATGGCCGCCATTTGGCAACACATTTTAGTAATACTATTTTTGTTAAAATGCTGGCCTGA
- a CDS encoding DUF1573 domain-containing protein translates to MKKVFIGILAIGLLGACNSNNKTAANGTAATAENAAKIKFDNDAFDFGKIKQGDKVTHEYKFVNEGKSPLIITDSYATCGCTKPEWPKTPIKPGDSGTLKVTFSSVGKSGLQDKQITVVANTVPNTTVVHLVGEVLEPAKK, encoded by the coding sequence ATGAAAAAAGTTTTTATAGGCATATTAGCAATTGGCTTATTAGGCGCCTGCAACAGCAATAACAAAACAGCAGCTAACGGAACGGCAGCAACGGCAGAGAATGCCGCTAAAATTAAATTTGATAATGACGCTTTCGACTTTGGCAAAATTAAACAAGGCGATAAAGTAACGCACGAGTATAAGTTTGTGAACGAAGGGAAATCGCCGTTGATTATTACCGATAGCTACGCTACTTGCGGCTGCACCAAGCCCGAATGGCCTAAAACCCCCATTAAACCCGGTGATAGCGGTACACTAAAAGTAACCTTTAGCAGTGTAGGTAAATCGGGTTTGCAGGATAAGCAAATAACCGTAGTGGCTAATACCGTACCAAACACCACGGTTGTGCATTTGGTAGGTGAGGTATTAGAACCGGCAAAAAAATAA
- a CDS encoding Glu/Leu/Phe/Val family dehydrogenase has product MPVPNTTDLSIFSQLTDYGHHKIVFCNDPDTGLKAIIAIHDTTLGPALGGTRMWAYKSERDALNDVLRLSKTMTYKASVSGLNLGGGSAVIIGDPRKDKTEALMRKFGRFIKNLNGEFITAEDMGTNPRDMEYIRMETQHVTGYPETIGGSGDPSPITAKGVFMGIKACVKETFGNDTLAGRSVIVQGIGHVGETLVRLLRDENTKVYVSDINEERVGQISKKYGAQPVSNNNIFDIDADIYAPCAMGGTINTSTIKKLKCAIIAGSANNQLEDESLHGRMLLDKGVILAPDYVINAGGLINCYSELMGFSRKRTLQLTENIYDATRSILKLSKVENIPTVEAANKIAEKRIADIKKIKTSY; this is encoded by the coding sequence ATGCCCGTACCTAACACAACCGATCTATCTATCTTCAGTCAGCTTACTGATTACGGACATCATAAAATTGTGTTTTGTAACGACCCCGATACCGGGTTAAAAGCCATTATAGCTATTCACGATACTACTTTAGGACCGGCTTTAGGCGGCACACGTATGTGGGCCTATAAAAGCGAGCGTGATGCCTTGAACGATGTTTTGCGCCTTTCTAAAACCATGACCTATAAAGCATCAGTATCCGGGTTAAACCTGGGCGGGGGCAGCGCGGTTATTATTGGCGATCCGCGAAAAGATAAGACCGAGGCACTAATGCGCAAATTTGGCCGTTTTATAAAAAATTTAAACGGCGAATTTATCACAGCAGAAGATATGGGTACCAATCCGCGCGATATGGAATATATCCGCATGGAAACACAGCACGTTACCGGCTATCCTGAAACTATTGGCGGTAGTGGCGACCCGTCGCCAATTACGGCCAAAGGCGTATTTATGGGTATAAAGGCCTGTGTAAAGGAAACTTTTGGTAACGATACCCTGGCTGGCCGGTCGGTAATTGTACAAGGCATTGGCCATGTCGGCGAAACGCTGGTACGTTTGCTGCGCGATGAGAACACCAAGGTTTACGTAAGTGATATTAACGAAGAACGGGTAGGGCAGATCTCAAAAAAATATGGCGCGCAACCAGTTTCAAATAATAACATTTTTGATATCGACGCTGATATTTATGCGCCATGCGCCATGGGGGGTACTATAAATACCAGTACCATTAAAAAACTAAAGTGCGCTATTATAGCCGGATCGGCCAATAACCAGTTGGAAGATGAGTCCCTGCATGGGCGCATGCTGCTGGATAAAGGCGTAATACTGGCACCTGATTATGTAATTAACGCCGGCGGGTTGATCAATTGTTACAGCGAATTGATGGGATTCAGCCGTAAGCGTACATTGCAGTTAACCGAAAATATTTACGATGCCACACGCAGCATCTTAAAGTTATCTAAGGTTGAAAACATCCCTACGGTAGAGGCTGCAAACAAAATTGCCGAGAAAAGAATAGCCGATATCAAGAAAATTAAAACATCATACTAA
- the yajC gene encoding preprotein translocase subunit YajC yields MIATVLLQAAGGGLGSFGSIVPMILIIVVFYFFMIRPQVKKQKDQKKYVEDLKIGDKVVTTAGIHGKIATITDLYFLVEVDNNVKIKFDKSAISLEASKALNTPPAVSK; encoded by the coding sequence ATGATAGCAACAGTTTTATTACAGGCCGCAGGCGGCGGTTTAGGCAGTTTTGGCAGTATTGTACCCATGATATTGATCATAGTGGTATTTTACTTTTTTATGATCCGCCCACAGGTTAAAAAGCAAAAAGATCAGAAGAAATACGTTGAGGACCTGAAAATAGGGGATAAGGTAGTTACCACTGCCGGTATACATGGTAAAATTGCCACCATTACCGATCTGTATTTTTTAGTTGAGGTTGATAACAATGTAAAGATCAAATTCGATAAGTCGGCTATATCGCTGGAGGCCTCAAAAGCATTGAACACACCACCGGCGGTATCTAAGTAA
- a CDS encoding MarR family winged helix-turn-helix transcriptional regulator — translation MQIDKEIQITKFEDNYHKVLVNLTYTHGWVSNITREQFEKYNLTTQQFNVLRILRGQYPNPATINLLKERMLDKMSDASRIVDRLIQKGMVSRCTNKKDRRAVDIRISDAGLELLARMDIEFKPKDFLKDNLTEEEAAQLSDLLDKMRG, via the coding sequence ATGCAGATAGATAAGGAAATACAGATCACCAAATTTGAAGACAACTACCACAAGGTACTTGTCAACCTTACTTATACTCATGGCTGGGTGTCAAATATCACCCGAGAGCAATTCGAGAAGTATAACCTTACTACCCAACAGTTTAATGTACTGCGCATACTGCGCGGCCAATACCCAAACCCGGCTACTATTAATTTACTAAAGGAGCGCATGCTGGATAAAATGTCGGATGCATCGCGTATTGTGGATAGGTTGATCCAGAAAGGGATGGTGTCGCGCTGTACTAATAAAAAAGATCGCCGTGCCGTAGATATCCGCATCAGCGATGCCGGCCTGGAGTTGTTAGCCAGGATGGATATCGAGTTTAAACCAAAAGACTTCCTGAAAGATAACCTCACCGAAGAAGAAGCCGCGCAATTAAGCGACCTGTTAGATAAAATGAGAGGGTAA
- a CDS encoding DUF6438 domain-containing protein, protein MRTLSTTFIFILIFNIYAFAQKPVLKTLWAGNDSLYLSTLEIEGYPTQLVFEKIHSKFGNIRKSFMYNVSGDTLKVKNYPASDTGDFIMDTLKKGELVLTPVNQQASYYMVAATLASAQKHYRFKDITTVTNDIKFEKLLFHSTNCYGFCPAITLEIDYNRKVRYIGGKFAVKQGQFEGKLSLQLYAQLTNLLKTADLDKLVGNTLHNVDAPDYTIEVHYNHKVLYLNTMEVPFAIEPLKTMLLDMPRNVNWTPASAPVTINFTK, encoded by the coding sequence ATGCGAACCCTATCCACCACGTTTATTTTTATACTCATATTTAATATTTATGCTTTTGCACAGAAACCGGTGTTGAAAACGCTTTGGGCAGGTAACGACTCCCTTTACCTCAGCACCCTGGAAATCGAAGGTTATCCTACTCAGCTGGTCTTTGAAAAGATCCACTCGAAATTCGGTAATATCCGTAAATCATTCATGTACAATGTTTCGGGCGATACGTTAAAGGTAAAAAATTACCCGGCATCCGATACCGGCGATTTTATTATGGATACCTTAAAAAAAGGAGAGTTGGTATTAACGCCGGTAAATCAGCAAGCCTCATATTATATGGTTGCGGCTACGCTTGCATCCGCGCAAAAACACTACAGATTTAAGGATATAACGACCGTGACTAATGATATCAAATTTGAAAAGCTATTATTCCACTCGACCAATTGTTATGGTTTTTGCCCGGCGATAACATTGGAGATAGATTATAACCGTAAGGTAAGGTACATTGGCGGTAAATTTGCCGTTAAACAAGGGCAATTTGAAGGGAAATTATCCCTGCAACTATACGCGCAGTTGACTAACCTGCTTAAAACTGCCGATTTAGATAAATTGGTTGGAAATACACTACATAACGTTGATGCGCCCGACTATACTATCGAAGTACATTACAATCATAAAGTGTTATACCTGAATACAATGGAGGTCCCTTTTGCAATAGAACCCTTAAAAACTATGTTGCTGGATATGCCTCGGAATGTTAACTGGACACCAGCCAGCGCGCCAGTGACGATCAATTTTACAAAGTGA
- a CDS encoding ZIP family metal transporter — MAAWKVIILFLAAFGGGISVFLFKGGNHKQLKLVLSFSGAYLFGITVLHLIPDAYHGNDNLVGVFILIGFLFQIVLEQFSDGIEHGHIHTHSHALGQAVFPLGIMVSLCLHAFLEGMPLAEGQQDQLVFGIALHHIPAAFALGSVLLGSNIKKNNTIFYLFLFAIMAPAGYFFSSALSSGGIGNLQHYFNRIMGVVIGIFLHISTTILFESSEDHKFNMRKMIAVLLGVGIALASFLIEL; from the coding sequence ATGGCAGCCTGGAAAGTTATTATCCTTTTTTTAGCCGCGTTTGGCGGTGGTATCTCTGTTTTTTTATTTAAAGGCGGCAACCATAAGCAGTTAAAGCTGGTGCTTTCCTTTAGCGGGGCTTATCTGTTTGGAATTACTGTACTGCACTTAATACCCGATGCTTACCATGGTAACGATAACCTGGTTGGGGTATTTATCCTGATAGGTTTCCTGTTCCAGATCGTTTTAGAGCAGTTTTCAGACGGTATTGAACATGGGCATATCCACACCCATTCGCATGCCCTGGGCCAGGCAGTTTTTCCACTGGGCATAATGGTAAGCCTTTGCCTGCACGCGTTTTTAGAAGGCATGCCTTTAGCCGAAGGCCAGCAAGACCAACTGGTGTTTGGTATTGCCCTGCACCACATCCCGGCGGCATTTGCTTTGGGGAGCGTGCTATTAGGCAGCAATATCAAAAAGAACAACACCATATTTTACCTGTTCCTGTTTGCCATTATGGCGCCCGCAGGTTACTTTTTCAGCTCGGCCTTAAGCAGTGGCGGCATTGGCAACCTGCAGCATTATTTTAACCGGATAATGGGCGTGGTGATCGGTATTTTCCTGCATATATCCACCACTATCCTGTTCGAATCCAGCGAGGACCATAAATTTAACATGCGGAAAATGATTGCAGTATTATTAGGCGTAGGGATAGCGCTTGCAAGCTTTTTAATAGAATTGTAA
- a CDS encoding DUF5522 domain-containing protein, which translates to MLRENIDYYINKDGNFVFTKEYHLKRGYCCKNKCLHCPWDYGKPKQDDTAKQK; encoded by the coding sequence ATGCTGCGGGAGAATATTGATTATTATATAAACAAAGATGGTAACTTCGTATTCACCAAAGAGTACCATTTAAAACGAGGATATTGCTGTAAAAACAAATGCCTGCATTGCCCCTGGGATTATGGTAAACCTAAACAGGACGATACAGCAAAACAAAAATAA
- the glmM gene encoding phosphoglucosamine mutase, with the protein MTLIKSISGIRGTIGGAAGDGLTPLDIVKFTSAYGSWAVKKSGIRKIVVGRDARLSGTMVNNLVIGTLQGLGIDVVDLGLSTTPTVEVAVPLENAAGGIILTASHNPKQWNALKLLNADGEFISDADGKEVLDIAERSDFIYADVNDLGTVKQDDTYLKKHIDQILALPLVDVDAITKANFKVVIDCVNSTGGIFVPALLNALGVNTVHKLYCEPDGYFPHNPEPLPENLTALSKEVLSKNADLGIAVDPDVDRLCFVCEDGNMFGEEYTLVAVADYILKNQKGNTVSNLSSTRALRDVTERAGGEYNAAAVGEVNVVNQMKATNAIIGGEGNGGVIYPELHYGRDALAGIALFLTHLAKFGKPVSVLKSSYPNYFISKNKITLTPEMDIDALLLKVEEKYKSQPHTTIDGLKIEFDKEWVHLRRSNTEPIIRIYSEGNSETVANNLANKIINDIKEILKLS; encoded by the coding sequence TTGACACTCATAAAATCAATCTCAGGAATTAGAGGTACAATAGGCGGTGCTGCCGGCGATGGCTTAACACCACTTGATATAGTTAAATTTACATCGGCTTATGGCAGCTGGGCCGTTAAAAAATCGGGGATCAGGAAAATCGTTGTTGGCCGCGACGCCCGTTTATCGGGCACTATGGTGAACAACCTGGTAATAGGTACCCTGCAAGGTCTTGGTATTGATGTGGTAGACCTGGGGCTGTCCACAACTCCAACAGTAGAAGTGGCTGTTCCGTTAGAGAACGCGGCCGGCGGTATTATACTTACGGCCAGCCACAACCCTAAGCAATGGAATGCCCTTAAATTATTGAATGCCGACGGAGAGTTTATCAGCGACGCTGATGGTAAAGAAGTGCTGGATATTGCAGAACGCAGCGATTTTATTTATGCTGATGTGAACGACCTGGGTACTGTTAAACAGGATGATACCTATCTTAAAAAGCATATAGACCAGATACTGGCTTTACCTTTAGTTGATGTGGATGCTATTACTAAAGCAAATTTCAAGGTAGTTATTGATTGCGTGAACTCTACTGGCGGCATATTTGTGCCGGCATTGCTAAACGCCTTAGGGGTAAATACCGTCCATAAATTATATTGCGAGCCAGATGGTTATTTTCCGCATAACCCCGAACCACTGCCCGAGAATTTGACGGCTTTATCTAAGGAAGTATTAAGCAAAAATGCCGATTTGGGTATAGCGGTTGACCCGGATGTAGACCGCCTGTGTTTTGTATGTGAGGATGGTAATATGTTTGGCGAGGAATATACCCTGGTAGCTGTAGCCGATTATATACTGAAAAACCAAAAAGGAAATACGGTATCTAACCTGTCATCAACCCGTGCTTTGCGCGATGTGACCGAACGTGCTGGTGGCGAATACAATGCAGCGGCCGTAGGAGAGGTGAACGTAGTAAACCAAATGAAGGCCACCAACGCTATTATCGGCGGCGAAGGCAACGGCGGGGTAATTTATCCTGAATTGCACTACGGGCGCGACGCGCTGGCCGGTATAGCTTTATTTTTAACGCACCTGGCCAAATTTGGTAAACCTGTTTCGGTGTTAAAAAGCAGCTATCCTAACTATTTTATCTCGAAAAATAAAATAACGCTGACACCGGAAATGGATATAGACGCGCTACTGCTGAAGGTAGAGGAAAAATATAAAAGTCAGCCGCATACCACAATCGATGGGCTGAAGATAGAATTTGATAAAGAATGGGTACATTTGCGTCGCTCTAACACAGAACCAATTATCAGGATATACTCTGAAGGGAATTCTGAAACGGTAGCTAATAACCTTGCTAATAAAATTATTAACGATATAAAAGAAATTCTAAAACTCAGTTAG
- the nusB gene encoding transcription antitermination factor NusB encodes MLNRRHLRVKVLQSLYAYHQSDSKDIKYHEKQLLQSIDKVYEMYIWMLSLITEVIDYASTDAEDRANKHLPTADDLKPNLKILENRFITSLKQNKEYIAAVKKYKIAWDFDPELARALFNILKNSDEYKQYLQKTDDTISTDKDIIKFIFKKVILKSSLAEQVFEDKFIFWPVDKDVLQALIAKTFKNFAYDDPAQNKLAEVTGNWVEDREFIVDLFEKAIRYDQPYQELISSKTQNWEPERIAMMDTLLMKMGITEFVNFPSVPVKVTINEYLEIAKEFSTPKSNSFINGILDKILSELKAENKIKKIGRGLIEE; translated from the coding sequence ATGTTAAACAGAAGGCACCTTAGGGTAAAAGTATTACAATCGCTTTACGCGTATCATCAATCCGACTCCAAAGACATTAAGTACCACGAAAAACAGCTTTTACAAAGCATTGATAAAGTGTATGAAATGTATATTTGGATGTTATCACTTATCACAGAAGTAATTGACTATGCTTCTACCGATGCCGAAGACAGGGCCAATAAACACCTGCCTACAGCCGATGACCTGAAACCTAACCTGAAAATACTGGAAAACAGGTTTATCACGTCGTTAAAACAAAACAAAGAATATATTGCCGCGGTAAAAAAGTATAAAATAGCCTGGGATTTTGACCCCGAACTGGCACGCGCTTTATTCAACATCCTTAAAAATTCGGACGAGTACAAACAGTATCTTCAAAAAACCGATGATACCATATCAACCGATAAGGATATCATCAAATTCATATTCAAAAAGGTGATCCTGAAATCATCGCTGGCTGAACAGGTATTTGAAGACAAATTCATTTTCTGGCCGGTTGATAAGGATGTGTTGCAGGCCTTGATAGCTAAAACCTTCAAAAATTTCGCTTATGATGACCCTGCCCAGAATAAGCTGGCCGAAGTAACCGGCAATTGGGTAGAAGACCGCGAGTTTATTGTTGACCTGTTTGAAAAAGCTATCCGTTACGATCAGCCTTACCAGGAACTGATCAGTTCTAAAACCCAAAATTGGGAACCGGAGCGTATTGCCATGATGGATACCCTGTTGATGAAAATGGGGATTACGGAATTTGTAAATTTCCCCTCGGTGCCGGTAAAAGTGACCATAAACGAATACCTGGAGATAGCGAAAGAATTTAGTACGCCTAAAAGTAATTCATTTATAAACGGTATCTTAGACAAAATTTTATCGGAGCTTAAAGCAGAAAATAAGATAAAAAAGATTGGTCGTGGTTTAATAGAAGAATAA
- the coaE gene encoding dephospho-CoA kinase (Dephospho-CoA kinase (CoaE) performs the final step in coenzyme A biosynthesis.) has protein sequence MFKVGITGNIGSGKTTISKVFELLGVPVFYADNHAKDVMVRDAELIAGIKAAFGNESYFNDGSLNRKHIAGIVFNNADELTKLNALVHPATFRAFDNWLTLQSAVPYVIKEAALLFESDSYKMCDRSLMVTAPLELRLQRVLSRDHITREEALNRNNKQFSEEKKLSLANDVICNDETQLVIPQVLALHQLYLSLSK, from the coding sequence ATGTTTAAAGTAGGTATCACCGGCAATATTGGCAGTGGTAAAACCACCATAAGCAAAGTTTTTGAATTACTTGGCGTGCCGGTTTTTTATGCTGATAACCATGCCAAGGATGTAATGGTACGCGATGCCGAACTGATAGCCGGTATTAAAGCCGCATTTGGCAATGAATCCTACTTTAATGATGGTTCGCTTAACCGTAAGCACATTGCCGGGATAGTTTTTAACAATGCCGATGAGTTAACCAAGCTTAATGCGTTGGTGCACCCGGCAACATTCAGGGCATTTGATAACTGGCTGACTTTGCAGTCTGCCGTGCCATATGTAATAAAGGAGGCCGCCTTGCTTTTTGAAAGCGATTCCTATAAAATGTGCGACCGGTCCCTGATGGTAACAGCACCACTGGAATTGCGTTTGCAACGCGTGTTATCGCGAGACCACATTACCCGCGAGGAGGCATTAAACCGAAACAACAAGCAGTTTAGCGAAGAGAAAAAGCTATCGCTGGCCAACGATGTGATCTGCAACGATGAAACGCAGCTGGTTATTCCACAAGTATTGGCCCTGCACCAGCTTTACTTATCCTTAAGTAAATGA